A segment of the Necator americanus strain Aroian chromosome IV, whole genome shotgun sequence genome:
ATTCCTTCCTTCAATTATTGTTTTAATCTCCAACTGCTTACTCGTTTCCACTCAATTCAACTGCGGAAGTCCATGGTAACCGCTTTCTCATACTATTTGACAGATGGAATTtcaagagagagaaagagagagagagaaaactCGGCCATCTACGTGTTTTAGATGGAGTGTGCTGTCAATCGAAGGACCTCAAGCGACCGCAGTCAGACAGTATGAAGAAACGGTCACGAATAAAGTGCGCGCTGTATTAGAAGCTGATGAACCTGGAGATATTTTTAGAGCAGTAAAGTCAGTTTTTGCGATTTCCTTTTCTaaagtttcattttcatccttcaatttttgtagttcaaaattaatttcttgtcATTTAGATCGTTGTGTGAGACCGTACATTGTCTAATGGAAAGAATCAATGCTACCTTCACAAAGGTTGAAGAATGGGAAAGAGAAGCTGGACATCTGCCAAGTGATCCTATAACGGAGAAGTAATATAGTGAATTTGTTTTGGGTTGATTTCATCTGCATTCAAGCTTTTTTCCTGCAGATGCTCTACACTGCTACAAAAGTTGGATATTCTGATGCAGTCGTTGGGATCGGAAGAAGCAAAAGTAGAAGagagcggttttgaacccGAAGATGATGAGCGTTCGTGTTCTTTGGTTACGGCATTACCTGATTTAATTTACCCATGCGTATTTATGCAGGTAGTGCAAGTGAGGAAAGACGAAGGAGAGATTCACTTGTTGGCCGAGCTAACAGCCTGAAAAAGGCATTAAAAGATATAATGACTATTGCCGAAAGAGGGATAGATCAGCACAATCGGTCGAGGTATGTGACTCCTAagttacttattttttctatactTGCGTTTAAAATCTCTTTATCAAATATATCTTCTTGGATTGTTTTCAGTGGAGCTGCAGTCAAGCGCGAGCGTTTTCGGAAGAAACGTAGCAAGACTACACCATCTGTACTCAAGGTATCGTCTTCGAATCTTTCGTCCTCATCAGCATGTTCTCCACCTGCTAGTCCTTCTCCGCAACAAACTCGTCCACATTTCTTCGATCGACTAAATGTCAGAGAAACTGCCAGCCAAATGAGTCAAACTAGCGGTATAGGTTGGTTAATCCCTCTCCCTCTTTGTTTTCTAGGATTGATCTCTTTCTTCACAGGATTCTCCCCATCGCAATCTTCGAACCCTGGACTGTCCACTTTTGAAACTGGAGATGTTACTCACGAGACGCCCTCTCCGCTCCCGAATGGATGTAGCGATCGAGACGAAATCATCAAAGACAATACCGAGGAGAGCATTAATCCGTGGTGTGCTTCCACTTCTCTGGTTACAGTACTTTTTTGGACTTATGTTCATGCTTCCACTTTTGTTTGCGTATTCTATGGGATGATCTGCGCTGCAAAGTGACTAGATTACCGTTCTAGGAGGCCgtcctttttttggaaagttaattgaagaaaattgggaatttcagtaaatttcccagatttttctcagcttacttttgagagaacaaagagaaatctgaaaaagtaaaacaagatCCTGGtaggaaaaatctttttccatAAAATGTTTCAATCTCAAGTAGTTTTTATTAGGTATGAGCTGAGTCATTGGACTTTGTTTGAggtcacacagattttgacgcgcaTGCAACAATCCCAATTTTCGCACTTTTCCTCCCTGCGCTACTACGATAGCGCTATTGCAAAATCTACTGCCATCTTTTGTTGGAGCATCAAGGAGAACCCTTAACTGCAAACTTCGTGCAattttttgtgcaaatttcTATCTAGGTAGCTGTCCTAGTTCTTTCTAAAGCTAGTTGGCAGTGGTGGCTAATGGTAGTACTTAGTGTACTACTTTGACCGATTATGTCccgaaaaaaactaataaagtcagaaacacaaaatttttcgTAAATATAAGCAAAATTTATCTCTGCAGTCCTGCAAAATCTTACCGCTACCAATTTACGGTGAACGTCGTTACTCAAGTCATCGTGCAActtttttgtgcaaatttcACCCGCAATTCTAGTTGTTCATGTATTTTTCGTAATactacttagatacttagatggcccgtctttactagcgtgcgggccccagcatctctttcaCTCGTTTCgctccctcgccattgtcattcaagatgttctcaagtttcgtgagtgacgatgacgaagtccttgagccgtatccagctgagctctcagttGTCCCATCCGcgtagcgaacacatcaccccatTTCGTCGGCGGTCTCCCTTGAGGGCgttctcttgggatccactctagcgttcttttagtccttCTTTCGTCGGTTctcctcataatgtgaccggcccaaCTATGATTTGCTTTTCGATACGTGTATTCCGCTGGATCGTGAAGACGGGACGCTGAGAAagccggctaggtgttgtgtgcgccggttaaacttaataaaacatctctcaagggATAATGAGTATTTTCCGAGACCTTGCAGCGGTGTTTGCCCACGTCGCGGTGCGCTGCAAGAACTGTCGAATCAAACAGATGGGCAAagagatcttggtccgtcagttggtccacAGCTTCTCTGACGGGTGCGAATACTGCCCCTGCTCTCATCCTATTCAATTCTTCTTCAGTTGTCTTCCATTTTTAAAGAACGTCCGAGgcatacgtatgacgaagttttcacggtttgggagccttcaactTGTAGCCTTCAAGCCTTAAGACGTACTCCTCCGttctcgcagtaggcgttcctgaactgtgtcttctttctgtttactcgcagtcttttttctcttctctgcttCGTTCATTTCCTTGAGCAACGTTTCTGTTTCATTGGTAcatctcgaaaagagaacgatgtcgtccgcaaaacgaagtttggagaggaatcttccatcaataTGCATGCCCttttcttcccaagaaagtAATTTCATTACCTATTGCAAAGCATGAGTGAACAGCGTCGGCGATATAAAATCGCCTTGTCGTGGCCCATTTCCAATGGGTTTGGTGAGcgggtggaaaagctgtatcctagtgaGGCAttgatcgtagcaattgggtAATGTcatcacatacgacgcgtccacgtcttgatcgaccagcgctgtattgcattcgtttctatttACGTTTCTTTATATCTGtcgtcgaaggctttctcatagtccgCGAAGACTAGAACAAGGaacaggcggtattcccggcaaacctctatgacccttgACACGGTCTGGATTTGGTCCAAGCAACTGGACCCTTGACGGAATCCAggttgttcttgaggctgagcTTTGAGCTTTCCCAGCGATTTGGATATGCGCATGAGGATGATCATGGTGAAttctttgtataacacgctcagcaagcatatcggacggtagttccgaagttcctctcggtcacctttcttatgaataagaacggctcgcgaggtcttccagtGGTCCgtgatcctttctttctaaaagtaggacgtcatgtgcgctgcctaagattacatgaaatggatggccaccagcccgaagaaagtgtGCTGACATAGAATCAGGTCCGGAGGATGTGCCGGGTTTAATGTTGGTAGCGAGTCGTACTTCCCAAAGGGGAATCTGTGGTGGAGCTACACCAGTGTAGATGATCGAACTTGAGACAGGAGTCGATAAACGGGAAAGGCTcgagaacctctccgtaatgatatCCATCCCACGAGAAGAGGTGCGAATcacgtcttcgctcagcaaggctgctagcagaatattatattctctgagatccctgcggcacttctttagaatcattcttctttgtgcttcttccagaatcttcttctgcctgcatttcgaaagatcctcctgcaacgctctTCTGCAGccagtgtttgctactaaccgctcaatgtgcgatgcattcggatcgagcctcaaagtccttcttctttccaacaatcccttggtggtcttcgaaattcgatccaagtttgtcgtgcgcggcttcagggcacgttcagcacaggctcgtaatcgcctgagcagcatctcgtagtccagaatcgccattgggcgattccaatgtccaccgacgatgatcttccTTCATGATAAGAGgattcccatgaaagaggtgAGCGGCAGACAACAGCCCTaggagacgattgccattttcattctggTCTcttagtccaaatcttccgatcctgtattccccttctatagcctttcctagttttccgTTGAAGTCACCGACAAGGAATTTGTAGAAATACTTCTCGTTGATCACTTCCTCAACTCCTCGTGAAACGCGTCCAATCCGGAATCAGCTGCAGATGTTCgggagtagcagttgatgatgctgGTAGATTTTTGACGCAAAGGGGGAGCCGAAAAATGGtgagacgaggtgacaggatttCATATGAATTGACAaaatggacgacagatgggtgcgcAACTAAACCGTCACCGCCTAAATTTCGTGACGGAACCTTccctccacgaatgacgagtgtatcatcattcatctgtcgtacgtcgttCCTTCTGCTTAGTCTCCTGGAGAGCAATCACGTggaatttgatacgctctgcagctccgagaagggaaTGCaagtcagcgtctgtggacactgttatCGCGCTGTAAGCACACggtctgaaaaaaagacttttacccaaactaagcagccgtGCCACTGCGAGCGTAGCTTTAACCACAGATCGTCACCCAACCTATGTGGATCAGgaagccaccttgcgacattgtgttaagacggtggtgaattagcagtggttttttcttagctaggcttTCGATTACGAGAAATCGGAATAttggatgtgtcgaactccttcttaGCTTGGGAGACACTgtcggaggacgaacctccgccgTGCaccgcagttcgacgcccagagtcacctccactaGGAGGCGGTAGACCGTTgtgtaggcttcgcataataATTACgtcgaaattctttttttttcgagttgtaatgtaaaaaaatccatcttATTGGATGAGAGATATGCTCATTTCACCTTTTTACGCTGAGTGCAAAAGACGCACTTCTGTTTGGATTGATTCCTAACATTTTTAGCAAAAACGGCGCTTCCTCGCACAGCGAAacgtaaaggcagcataccatgaatctgaggtggtgcggattttagctggagtattcgtgtacgggatcgtagattattgagaggagggtgattccgttcatttcttcttaattgccgtagaaaacggtccagaagatcgcatcgagcgttccggcgcactgttttctactaagagtttgattggagcgcgccagccttctgcacgcgcagcatcttccgggcagcttttttacggcaattaataagaaatggaatcacccttctctccataatctactctcccgtatacgaatactccacctgaaatccgtaccacctcagattcgtggggtaatgccttcaATAACACCACATCTACTTTTCATTAGGTGTCCCACCAGTGTACACAATGGCTGTCTTTCAGGCAATTTGAAGTTTgcatatcacgattttgaagTTGTACGGTACCCATAGCGAACATGAGCGGGATTCCACTCAtgtttccctaatcgtcgtgatAAAAGGACTGGGAACCGCTTAGTTTCTTCCAAAggacgttagaacgcgcttaTATACACGTTTCGGTTCTGTTAGAAGCCTATTCATTCGTCTCACATGAAGACTGGTAAGAAAACACAATTGATCTTCGAACCGCTTGCAGAAGTGCGGCGCGTTGCAGCTAAGATCATCGAAAAAACATAGTTTTCCGTGCcattttacgacgattagggaaaggtGAGCGGATCTACGCTGAGTTCCGCAATCTATTACCCGAACTCTACTGTATTTGGTCTTTCGCTGTGATTTTCGTACAACGTCAAAACGTTCTGCGTCAAAGTTAATTTATTGGTTATTACAActtcacaaaatatttttgctaCATTTGATTaattacttttgaaaatagTCAATCTcggaaaaaagttggaaatcattgttttcattttggttCCATCCTTCCCTTTTCCAATTCTGAGAGTAAATTAtgttctgatttttctgttcaccagcacttatttttaattggttatttctttttgagtgCATGCAATTTGTGAAAAGAACTCCATTATTTCATCGAAATCCAGCTCAGAAAGTCCGGTGAATGTGAACCATACGTCAGTGTAGTTCTTCCCCGgtcaaaattgttttcaaacagatttttctcttttttttgtttttcttcggaGGAATTTAACAGGTCTTCTCTTAATATGGTTGAGCCTgttttaagagtttttttttagtattggCCGCGTCGAACCACCAACTCCTGGTGGTACTCGAGAGCCGTCGACAGCAGGTGAACCAGATCGACCATCAGTCGATGACGAAGACAACGAGTCTGAAGCACCTCGTGACAGGTTGTTCAAACCACAATCAGAATGTGAACTATATGTTAGCGGTGTGAAACCGTCTGCTGATATCAAATTGAGCCACTCGGACAGCAGTATTTACggttaggttttttttttaaaacgaagTTGAGCgtgttttgttctgttttttttaactccgTACTAATCATTCTTCAGAAGGCTCGCTGTGCTCACGTACACAGGATTCTTCTTATGGTCGTCCGCGATTGAAAGAGTGCAGGAAAATGGACACTTTACCAAATGTCAAAAGGTAATTTTGTAAACTAAATGACGATTTTTGATCTGCACTCCGCATAAGGTCGTCTTCAGCTTGGttccttttgtatttttatcgAAGAAAACAAACGCAAAGGCACTAAAGTAGGGACTACCTTTTTTGGATTGATTGCCGTTTTTGTGGTTCATTGGGAGGCGGTAATTATAGATGTTcgaatttgagagaaaatattaactgaaatgaaagaaatttcgtCTGAAAAATGTGCCGAAAGTGAATAAAACTGCGTCTTATCTACACATAAATtcttatgttatttatttccgTACTTTCAGTTGAAAGCAACTCCGCAACAGCAACTGAAAGCGTTCCTCTAAGAGTGAATACAGTACAGCCTTTCATTTAATCTTATATCTAATAAACAGATTCCAAAGGTTATATGAAATTTAATAACCATATCACTTAATTCAACGACTACTTCCTTACCTGGCTTCACGCACACCAAAACCTTTTGTCTGAAAAAATGTCTCAAAATCGTCAACATGATCCCTTAGTTGGAACTTTTCGTTAGAAacctaaaattaaattataatcAGACACAAATCACTGCAACAAGATGCCTTGCAGTGAGTTTCTCaagctttctttcatttttatgtcACGTTATTTGGTTTGAGTTTTGCGAACGATTATTAGTTATTCTTTGGTCTAATTACGCGGATCGTTGTTTTGGGGTGTTCTTTTTTACAATGTtacccatttttttcttcgccttTCTAACCTTACAAGCATCACCCTAcggatctgacgtggtatggatttccgatggacaaactctatacgtgatcgtagattgcgggactAGGGGTGCTTCCGTTTATCTCTTTCTAATCATggtaaaaacggcgtgaaagactccgtttttcacgacgatttctgTTGCAACGTTCCACACTtttacacgcgccgcatccagctgcgcagcggtagaaagccagtgagttctcctcgactgcctattcaagtgaaacctatgaataggttgctgaggggaccagaacgtaaaCATgaaggagcgttctaacgttactcgtaggaactaaagcggttcccactccatttttcaggacgattatggagagttgagcggaaccacccctgatcccgccgATTTCTAGCTTTTGTCGTTGATTCCTTCAcctcgtcagattcgtggtacacTGCCTTCAAACTTCCTTCTTGTGCGTTAGATTGGTTTCTTCTTGCGGAAACGTGTCATATATGGTTTGGGCGTTGATGCATGCCTTTTTGGGAGAACAgtgaaacattttcttctgtcGTCCAATTCTTACAGTTTCAGAAGCTTACTGTCGACGGGTTTGGCTGGCGGGTCTCTTATCGCTGAGGTCCTTCTGTTAAATGCTCGGGTGCTTGGTTTAGGAGCAGTGAGCGGCTCTAAGGAGTGCCATACACCTTTGTGAGCTCTAATGTCACTTTCTAAAAAAGGATATTTGAGCCTTACGTTtacaagaatggaaaatcagATATTCGATTTAGGGATCAATATAAGGAGTTGAAAGTCATGAACAACTATTTTGGTATTGGTCTCGATGCAAAGATTGCTCTAGAGTTCCACAATAAACGTGAGGAATCTGATAAGGTGAGCTTTCCCTTGGGTGACTTCATGTTCTTATGGAATATCTCGTCTTACCGCTTGTTTGTTTTGCGTTTCGTTCTCTTTACGCTCTTAGCTGGTCTTCActcataaattttcttctaagacACGAAGTCGCTCTCGTTTGTTCATGTGGTATGGTATGTTGGGTGGTAAGGAGCTGATGCATCGAACATATCGCAATTTGGACCAGCGCATTCGACTGGAATGCGATGGTGTTCCTATTGATCTTCCTTCTCTTCAAGGTTTGTTGTTCATTCCCCATTTATATAGCTTTTCATCTTACAATTTTTGCTCTTGTCTCTGACGATTGATGAAGATAGGGAGATCGTATGGAAAGGATAATGAACAGCTCAGAAGGAATGTCTTTTTGTACGACACATTTTTTAAGAAGCGAATTGCAAATTACATCACAATCTTCTGTAGTATGCTCCAGTTCGCCGATTTGCTCGAGCAggcgttcgtaacactctcgTTTGACCCGATCGCACGCAGGTGTAGTTCAGTGGCTTCTATTTTCGCGAGGGgctcgaagagcatcatattttttttatttgaaggacGTTCTAAAGAATCATTCAAATCGGCAAATTCAATCGAGTCGGCAGTATTCCGTGGTGTCTAGTTGCTCTCATCTTTGGTCCACGATCGTTGTTGAACAACATGTCCCGCCCTTgtaattttacttcttttgacatttcgaataaataaataaatatccacCAGCCTCTCTGACCTTCGATCGTTGACATAAGGCTGAACTTCAAATCCCGCCAGCAATTTTCCATTTGTATCgctcgcgtgccagagtcaaGAGTCAACTCAGTGGTTCTTCCTTTCCTGGGATACGAAGAGCATCAAAAGTttcgtgaagaagtctgaccataGGGTCAGCAgttttcctgtagtgcgcttagtACCGCAAggaatccagtcgctcacggctctggtccgatggttgtcgttaaagcgcatcacgtgtccggcccaccttattttactttcgtctccaatcttcgatcgctgacttaagagtgaacttcgaatctgCCTCTCAATTGTGTGAAGCGGCATTCTCCTAGCGTCACTTTTCGATTGAGCTCTCTGCGACGCTGATCgctttttcctcctgtttgcGAAacgcccaggtttccgaaacGTAGGCCAAAGCAGAAAGAACAGCACTGTTGATTAGGATTGAACACGGAGACTGATGTTCTTGGCCTTCTGCGCTGCGTCCTTGAAGCGCCTTTGCCGCTTGCTTCCTTCTACCCAGCTCGAAGGACAGGTGTTCGTCATTTTAATTTCTCAACCTAATTACGTATATGCTAGGTATTTCCCTTGTGCCTTGTATACTACAGGTAATACCACACACTTAAAAGCAAAAACGAAGTAGATTTATATTCATTCCTATGAGCCGCAAATGCATATATAAACATTGCGCAACAATAGTTTTCATTTACGAAAGACTTTCCAATTGTCGGGGAAATTTGGGCTTTCACGCACGAACATTTAGTGTTTTGATACTATTTCGATATCGTTCGCtcaattctaaattttttctgttagttttTGAAAACCGTGTTCTTCGTCAAGGTCATTGATAAAGTTTGCATTTGTAAGTACTGTCATAACCGACTTGTAAATGAAACTAAAGTAAATTTTTGTAGGAATTGTTATTCTGAACATTCCTTCATATTCTGGTGGAGCAAATTTTTGGGGTAGCTCCAAAGATGATACTTTCACAGCGCAAAGTTTCGATGATCGTTTGTTAGAGGTCTGTGTTTGATTCTCCAGAAGaacaaggatttttcttttttttacctttttgttgaaaatggtTTCTGTCAGGTTGTCGCGCTTTTTGGTGTCATTCACGTCGCTACAAGTCGTGTCCCTAATGTTGTTCGATTGCAAAATCATCGCATTGCTCAATGTCGCCATATACGAATTGTTATTATGGGTAACGACGCAATTCCTGTGCAggtgagaattttcttctgagcatatttactaattattatCCTCTTCTTCTGATCTTCTTCTTAGGTTGACGGCGAACCATGGCTCCAACCACCTGGAATCATGCAAATTGTACACAAAAATCGTGCGCAGTTGCTTGTCAGGAACCCTGTAAAATCTTCACATATGTTGATATAGTTCGATTTGAATGTCGTTTATTTGGTTTCACATCCTAGGCATTCGATGCAACTTTGAAGAAATGGGAAGAGCAAAAAGAGCGCACGACCGCACCACCAACACCGACATCTGCTTCTGCAACTGCTACGACACCTGGCGAAGATGTGCCTTTCGTTCGTCGTGCGGCAGAGTTCGTTGAATTGGTGGAGAGTGAGATCGCGCAGCTCGGCGTGAGCAGCGGTTTCCTAGAGGCACTTGAAGCTGCGGCGACATCTGTACGAGCAGCGGAAGTCGAGGTGAGTCTAAATCGCGGTTCAGTTACTATAGCTCTATTTGTTGGAATGGACGTGTAATCTGCCCGCCTATTCCACAGTCTTACACTCGTACTCACCTACATTATGTGTTTCTCAAAGAAAGATTTGAAGTTGATTGAATTTCGGAATCTAAGGGTAGTTCAAAAGAACGAGTGACTGTTGAAATGCTTGCAAAGGAAGTTCTCCTCTTTCGAGCTTTCGTTTTCCATAAAGTTCTCGCGACTTTACCTAGAAATTATACATATTTACctttttgagatttgaaagaaagtttttatGCGATTACCTAGAAATATTATTGTAGACATAGAATAAATTGCATAAATCCATACAGTTATAAGTATGCCGTGAGCAGTAAGCGAAGTTATCCAAGTGTCGATGAAATCCTGTAAACTCATGTAaagtttttcgaatttttccaaatgtcATTCGTTGGttgacaaaaagaaataaacaagaaagttTGGGTTGAAGCTGCGCTACGATTTGAATTTCAAGGTTCTGTTCATTAAAATGGCTTTGCAATTGCGTACCAATCATGAAATGCTACATGACGCaatggagctagcggttgtgGTAGAGATGTGACCCAATAACTACACGTCCTATACAACGAAATGCGGTTATTCAGCGACGCAGAATCTGTTGGGCGAGTGCGATGTGGTGATGTGGTGAAATGTCAGCTTTACGTCTTCGCGGTACTTCGACATCGCTCAGAATAAATCGCACCTTTTATCTTTCCGCATTATATAATTTGGTGAGAGGAGGATAGGATGTTCTGGGAGGAAAAGGACACCTACTTAATACCGCTCGTTGTTGTATAGGACGTGTTATAGGTTCCTAACCTCTACGTTTCGGAATTGAGCATTGTCATGACGTGAAAATGACTGTATTCAGAGCActgaatcgaaaaaaataatggcaaGTATACGGAGCTtaggcgggtgtggcgcactcgctaagaggttctgctgtgaaTCCACGATCGATCGTTGCTTCGAAATCGCAGCAGTAccaatcaagcctttcacTCAAAGATAGATgatttggtaccagacttgtctgttgTTGtcagaggataaaaacgcggGCGCTTCGGGCGGTCCTTGCAAGTCGTTGCAAGGCTGCATGCGCGttcacaaacctcaaacgatcctgagtTGAAGccgaacgcgttggcgcatccccatagggatATTGCAATATCGTGCACTCCGTACCTCATACGGAACCTTTTCAAGATTACAGTTGCATGCCACAATCAAGCTCTATTTCCGATGACGGGGTCTAGCAGTACATGGTCCTGTGCTAGGAGACTATCTTCTTTACCTTTacgaagtgttttttttttcagaagtccCCTTCAATTCTGCTTTTGTTCGAAGTTGTTGTATCAATTTACACCTACTTTCGGCGAATACGGTCGTTTTTTAACACGAGCACAAATCTTTGCTGCAAATTTATCAGTAAGTAGACCGGCCTTTTGCGGCCTTTTGCTTGACGGGTGCGTCTCTAGGTATCGTTAGAAACGGTGAGCTTTAAAGGCTTCATGGGCCATGAAGCTCAATGGAGTGCAGCCGTTTTTGAAGGTGATTCATCGTTGCCATTTAGATTGAACGGCAGTGATTTATATACAGTAGTTCTCTGTTGTTTGCTGTGCTAAGTCACACTAACCATAAGATGCATAAGGATCTTGCTTATACAAGGTTCCTCTTTCTGTAAAGAGCTAATatgaatgataaaaaaaaatgctgagaaATAGCACTTTTTCGGAGTGTCTAAGctttgaagcaaaaaagcaaCGTTCGCAGATTGGCAAAAAAATGGGTAGTGCTACAAACTATTTATAGCAATACCTGCCCTCCTTTTTCGGAACAACGTTTTCTGCAGCTCGTTCATTCGGTTTGTGTTAGATTAGGAAATCATAGGAGCATGTGAATTACGTCTTGGTCTTTGCTCCTCGTTAAAGTTCTAAGTTTCCACTGCAACAAGAGAAGGGGGCCCTAAGTCTTTTGTGCGTCTCTTCGTCGTTGAAACCTGCTAGAGTGTAAATGCGGCAATGTTCACTGCTATTACTATTAGTATTTCTTGTCCACGGTCCACTATTGTTGTTTCTTCCTACGTTCTCTACTCTAgcgtttatttttcacttgttttctCCAGAACTAGAACGTATTGGAGGTCCTTATTTGATTCTTTTCTCCACCACCTACTTATTGTTGGTGGTTTggaggatgtagtgaaaaattgacgaattatttttgcacttatATTGTTGATGAGCACTCATGCAACTAAAATTTCTCGGTTATTTTTGAAGGGCTACTCTGTTAAACCACAAAGATAGCTTACATTGACGTATATTAAATTGACGTATTCAATGTCCTTTTCGCGTTATTGTGCTCCCTTCTTGGTTACCGCTGATGCAGCACTGGGCAGTATATTAGTTTTCGCGATGACTAATGCTAAAGGCCTTAAGTGGATTTCAAGTGTTGTGAGAGCTCGTTTTCCCATCGTTTTCGCAAGGCTAGTTATAGT
Coding sequences within it:
- a CDS encoding hypothetical protein (NECATOR_CHRIV.G15783.T1); translated protein: MLKPVRSPVEAMEQWRQSLFAIKQKFNDKSLPVDAMMEGTSGAHQWYQMNHHRPTFCNFCREKLSGLTWHGWSCEICKMKAHRKCLNKIVEKCKWTVECSIPNHLQYISPENSIVAHQWVEGNLAMSSKCVVCEKVCGSVLKLADWRCLWCACCVHSSCLPQLGRGCSLGAASLSVLPPLAVKDVSEEGVAQIRADAIGGECGGGSPLLVLVNSKSGDNQGQRMIRKFKRLLNPLQVFDIIASGPDFALSFFDALDCFRVLVCGGDGTVGWVLGAFDRLGLHNKCQLAVLPLGTGNDLARVLGWGHAFYDDTHLPQLIRTFERAHTRMLDRWSVLSIEGPQATAVRQYEETVTNKVRAVLEADEPGDIFRAVKSLCETVHCLMERINATFTKVEEWEREAGHLPSDPITEKCSTLLQKLDILMQSLGSEEAKVEESGFEPEDDERSASEERRRRDSLVGRANSLKKALKDIMTIAERGIDQHNRSSGAAVKRERFRKKRSKTTPSVLKVSSSNLSSSSACSPPASPSPQQTRPHFFDRLNVRETASQMSQTSGIGFSPSQSSNPGLSTFETGDVTHETPSPLPNGCSDRDEIIKDNTEESINPCIGRVEPPTPGGTREPSTAGEPDRPSVDDEDNESEAPRDRLFKPQSECELYVSGVKPSADIKLSHSDSSIYEGSLCSRTQDSSYGRPRLKECRKMDTLPNVKRSLLSTGLAGGSLIAEVLLLNARVLGLGAVSGSKECHTPLDQYKELKVMNNYFGIGLDAKIALEFHNKREESDKTRSRSRLFMWYGMLGGKELMHRTYRNLDQRIRLECDGVPIDLPSLQGIVILNIPSYSGGANFWGSSKDDTFTAQSFDDRLLEVVALFGVIHVATSRVPNVVRLQNHRIAQCRHIRIVIMGNDAIPVQVDGEPWLQPPGIMQIVHKNRAQLLVRNPAFDATLKKWEEQKERTTAPPTPTSASATATTPGEDVPFVRRAAEFVELVESEIAQLGVSSGFLEALEAAATSVRAAEVEPEYNGVEGQALREEALAAIELVADRLEDHFGWTECTRVPAGQPRLGPAPLFTFEVHGDEPEHWRYVLSSIRQEISREEAALKELRIVESGQRKRSRLTDWITKKWKRRTGAPSTHVTTWSVEDVSLWLNSLGLSQYASQFKANDIRGHELIHLERMDMKDLGVHKIGHAKRLQSAIAELREKDLELRRESRRSGRKGTSLSVERAPVEPAPELPSLSSI
- a CDS encoding hypothetical protein (NECATOR_CHRIV.G15783.T2); protein product: MEQWRQSLFAIKQKFNDKSLPVDAMMEGTSGAHQWYQMNHHRPTFCNFCREKLSGLTWHGWSCEICKMKAHRKCLNKIVEKCKWTVECSIPNHLQYISPENSIVAHQWVEGNLAMSSKCVVCEKVCGSVLKLADWRCLWCACCVHSSCLPQLGRGCSLGAASLSVLPPLAVKDVSEEGVAQIRADAIGGECGGGSPLLVLVNSKSGDNQGQRMIRKFKRLLNPLQVFDIIASGPDFALSFFDALDCFRVLVCGGDGTVGWVLGAFDRLGLHNKCQLAVLPLGTGNDLARVLGWGHAFYDDTHLPQLIRTFERAHTRMLDRWSVLSIEGPQATAVRQYEETVTNKVRAVLEADEPGDIFRAVKSLCETVHCLMERINATFTKVEEWEREAGHLPSDPITEKCSTLLQKLDILMQSLGSEEAKVEESGFEPEDDERSASEERRRRDSLVGRANSLKKALKDIMTIAERGIDQHNRSSGAAVKRERFRKKRSKTTPSVLKVSSSNLSSSSACSPPASPSPQQTRPHFFDRLNVRETASQMSQTSGIGFSPSQSSNPGLSTFETGDVTHETPSPLPNGCSDRDEIIKDNTEESINPCIGRVEPPTPGGTREPSTAGEPDRPSVDDEDNESEAPRDRLFKPQSECELYVSGVKPSADIKLSHSDSSIYEGSLCSRTQDSSYGRPRLKECRKMDTLPNVKRSLLSTGLAGGSLIAEVLLLNARVLGLGAVSGSKECHTPLDQYKELKVMNNYFGIGLDAKIALEFHNKREESDKTRSRSRLFMWYGMLGGKELMHRTYRNLDQRIRLECDGVPIDLPSLQGIVILNIPSYSGGANFWGSSKDDTFTAQSFDDRLLEVVALFGVIHVATSRVPNVVRLQNHRIAQCRHIRIVIMGNDAIPVQVDGEPWLQPPGIMQIVHKNRAQLLVRNPAFDATLKKWEEQKERTTAPPTPTSASATATTPGEDVPFVRRAAEFVELVESEIAQLGVSSGFLEALEAAATSVRAAEVEPEYNGVEGQALREEALAAIELVADRLEDHFGWTECTRVPAGQPRLGPAPLFTFEVHGDEPEHWRYVLSSIRQEISREEAALKELRIVESGQRKRSRLTDWITKKWKRRTGAPSTHVTTWSVEDVSLWLNSLGLSQYASQFKANDIRGHELIHLERMDMKDLGVHKIGHAKRLQSAIAELREKDLELRRESRRSGRKELPSLSSI